One segment of Kitasatospora viridis DNA contains the following:
- a CDS encoding lytic transglycosylase domain-containing protein, which yields MAGLIHNRVLRASGVIVALAAVTASTAPSSGAAQPAPGAAAPAAGATASTPPAPGGQPALDGGGTRALPQPPAPAPGTATPGPVTPVLTPVGGARLPATVFAAYRKAEASLAGTDPGCHLPWQLLAGIGEVESGQADGGMVDAAGTTYTPILGPVLDGTGGNAALPATDGGKYDGSTVWARAVGPMQFLPSTWAEWGADGNGDGVADPDNVWDAALAAGRYLCAGGRDLAVPGQLDQAILGYNHSDDYLRTVKAWMTYYQGGVTTSPDAPAGAVAKPTPGAPSASASPSPSSSPSASASASASAGPAASPSASASASASASASASASATPSPSASPTHSPAPSPSASASASASASPSGSATPTPCPSPSATGTPSAAPSTTPSPTATATPSADPSSGPSASPSGSPAPGCAAPSPSAAASSASPSPSASASQASKAPKAG from the coding sequence ATGGCTGGGCTCATACACAACCGGGTGCTACGGGCGAGCGGGGTGATCGTCGCCCTGGCCGCCGTGACGGCATCGACCGCGCCGTCGAGCGGGGCGGCGCAGCCCGCACCCGGCGCCGCCGCGCCGGCGGCGGGCGCCACGGCGAGCACGCCGCCCGCACCCGGCGGGCAGCCGGCGCTGGACGGCGGCGGCACCCGCGCCCTCCCGCAGCCGCCCGCCCCGGCCCCGGGAACGGCCACCCCGGGCCCGGTCACGCCGGTGCTCACGCCCGTCGGCGGGGCCCGGTTGCCGGCCACCGTCTTCGCCGCCTACCGCAAGGCCGAGGCCTCGCTGGCCGGCACCGACCCCGGCTGCCACCTGCCGTGGCAACTGCTGGCCGGCATCGGCGAGGTGGAGTCCGGGCAGGCCGACGGCGGCATGGTCGACGCCGCCGGCACCACCTACACGCCGATCCTCGGCCCGGTGCTCGACGGCACCGGCGGCAACGCCGCCCTGCCGGCCACCGACGGCGGCAAGTACGACGGCAGCACGGTGTGGGCCCGGGCCGTCGGCCCGATGCAGTTCCTCCCCTCCACCTGGGCCGAGTGGGGTGCGGACGGCAACGGCGACGGCGTCGCCGACCCCGACAACGTCTGGGACGCGGCGCTGGCGGCCGGCCGGTACCTGTGCGCGGGCGGCCGGGACCTGGCCGTGCCCGGCCAGTTGGACCAGGCGATCCTGGGCTACAACCACTCGGACGACTACCTGCGCACTGTCAAGGCGTGGATGACGTACTACCAGGGCGGTGTGACGACCAGTCCGGACGCGCCCGCCGGAGCCGTCGCGAAGCCGACGCCCGGCGCACCGTCGGCCTCGGCCTCGCCGTCTCCCTCGTCCTCGCCGAGCGCGAGCGCGAGCGCCAGCGCCAGTGCCGGCCCCGCCGCCTCGCCGAGTGCGAGTGCGAGCGCGAGCGCCAGCGCAAGTGCCAGCGCGAGTGCCAGCGCCACGCCGTCGCCCAGCGCGAGCCCGACGCACAGCCCCGCGCCGTCGCCCTCGGCCAGCGCCTCCGCCAGCGCGTCCGCGTCCCCGTCGGGCTCCGCCACGCCGACCCCGTGCCCGTCGCCGAGCGCCACTGGCACCCCGTCAGCCGCCCCGAGCACGACGCCTTCCCCGACGGCGACGGCCACCCCGTCGGCCGACCCGAGCAGCGGGCCGTCCGCATCGCCCTCGGGCTCGCCCGCCCCGGGCTGCGCCGCGCCCTCGCCCAGCGCCGCGGCGAGCTCGGCCTCGCCGTCGCCGTCGGCCTCCGCCTCGCAGGCCTCGAAGGCTCCGAAGGCCGGCTGA
- a CDS encoding glycosyltransferase family 39 protein encodes MTPCRHIINTIETPDAPHEDTAAAAATPATGLLVADVPATDVPTADVLVAERPAAPALTTRLLLLLRRALPLPRVLLLLIAALAAVGYAWSLDQEGLETYYAAGVRSMAGSWHAFFYDAFDPQATVTLDKLPGAFWVQALSVRIFGYSVRAMVLPQVVEATLSVLVLYRAVRRVGGAGPALIAAAVLAASPVTLASTRGNLSEPLYLLLLLLAADAVLRAVLLGRRRSGWAAAGWVALAFQAKMAEAWFLLPALVLALVTAAPAGARLRALLRGLLLSATAAALSLGWMAFFALTPAADRPLADGSTHDSVFEQVFLYNGGQRLNQGLDYGLPPLAPRDPAAVRHAALYLTPEHGAGLVPPSTFSAAAWDRLLTAPLGPDAGWLLPLALAGAVLLLVVLPRRLPGSPGRRAAGPLPAPLAELRRIRAAVVLWTGWLLVGVVAFSQAGALHDYYLATLVPAIGALTGLTVTTLWRRARGLLAALLVVQGVWSAGLLYAQPPVLQWLLVLAGCAAGAALLLRGRARGRLRVPSTALALALTLIVLLTGLVTAGVWLLARSGGPFDAPFAASGTFADPSRAARTAALSATGLYGGSIMPKGNGYAWTLAMRGDAQLNTALARQGDMLVYQSTAASGYIMGGVTHLRPIGGFSGNLPSPSVDEVIAMIESRQIGSALVPGPGVLTGTDPRVQAVKDHCTLMSSNPRADYLLYKCP; translated from the coding sequence ATGACGCCGTGTCGACACATCATCAACACCATCGAGACACCAGACGCGCCCCACGAGGACACCGCCGCAGCGGCCGCCACGCCCGCCACCGGCCTCCTCGTCGCCGACGTCCCCGCCACCGACGTCCCCACTGCCGACGTCCTCGTCGCCGAGCGGCCCGCCGCGCCGGCGCTCACCACCCGGCTGCTCCTGCTGCTGCGCCGGGCCCTCCCGCTCCCCCGCGTGCTGCTCCTGCTGATCGCCGCGCTCGCCGCGGTCGGCTACGCCTGGTCGCTCGACCAGGAGGGCCTGGAGACGTACTACGCGGCCGGGGTGCGCAGCATGGCCGGCAGCTGGCACGCCTTCTTCTACGACGCCTTCGACCCGCAGGCCACCGTGACGCTGGACAAGCTGCCCGGCGCGTTCTGGGTGCAGGCCCTGTCGGTGCGGATCTTCGGCTACTCGGTGCGGGCGATGGTGCTGCCGCAGGTGGTCGAGGCGACGCTGTCGGTGCTGGTGCTGTACCGGGCGGTGCGCCGGGTCGGCGGGGCCGGCCCCGCGCTGATCGCGGCGGCGGTCCTGGCCGCCAGCCCGGTGACGCTGGCCTCCACCCGCGGCAACCTCTCCGAGCCGCTCTACCTGCTGCTCCTGCTGCTCGCCGCGGACGCGGTGCTGCGCGCGGTGCTGCTCGGGAGGCGGCGCTCGGGCTGGGCGGCGGCCGGCTGGGTCGCGCTGGCCTTCCAGGCGAAGATGGCGGAGGCCTGGTTCCTGCTGCCCGCCCTGGTGTTGGCCCTGGTCACGGCCGCCCCCGCGGGCGCCCGGCTGCGGGCGCTGCTGCGCGGGCTGCTGCTCAGTGCGACGGCCGCGGCGCTCTCGCTCGGCTGGATGGCCTTCTTCGCGCTCACCCCGGCCGCCGACCGGCCGCTGGCCGACGGAAGCACCCACGACTCCGTCTTCGAACAGGTCTTCCTTTACAACGGCGGTCAGCGGCTGAACCAGGGCCTGGACTACGGACTGCCGCCGCTGGCGCCACGGGACCCGGCGGCGGTCCGGCACGCCGCGCTCTACCTGACCCCGGAGCACGGCGCCGGTCTGGTGCCGCCGAGCACCTTCTCGGCCGCGGCCTGGGACCGGCTGCTGACCGCGCCGCTGGGCCCGGACGCGGGCTGGCTGCTGCCGCTGGCGCTGGCCGGCGCGGTGCTCCTGCTGGTGGTGCTGCCGCGCCGGCTGCCGGGCTCGCCCGGCCGGCGCGCGGCCGGGCCGCTGCCCGCGCCGCTGGCCGAACTGCGGCGGATCCGGGCGGCGGTGGTGCTGTGGACCGGCTGGCTGCTGGTCGGCGTGGTGGCCTTCAGCCAGGCCGGCGCCCTGCACGACTACTACCTGGCCACCCTGGTCCCGGCGATCGGCGCGTTGACCGGGCTCACGGTGACCACGCTCTGGCGCCGGGCCCGCGGGCTGCTGGCGGCCCTGCTGGTGGTGCAGGGCGTCTGGAGCGCCGGCCTGCTGTACGCCCAACCCCCGGTGCTGCAGTGGCTCCTGGTGCTCGCCGGGTGCGCGGCCGGGGCGGCGCTGCTGCTGCGGGGCCGGGCGCGCGGGCGCCTGCGGGTGCCGAGCACCGCGCTGGCGCTGGCGCTCACCCTCATCGTGCTGCTGACCGGCCTGGTGACGGCCGGGGTCTGGCTGCTGGCCCGCTCCGGCGGCCCGTTCGACGCCCCGTTCGCGGCCTCCGGCACCTTCGCCGACCCGAGCCGGGCGGCCAGGACCGCCGCGCTCTCGGCCACCGGGCTGTACGGCGGCTCGATCATGCCGAAGGGCAACGGCTACGCCTGGACCTTGGCGATGCGGGGCGACGCGCAGCTGAACACCGCCCTGGCCAGGCAGGGCGACATGCTGGTCTACCAGTCCACCGCCGCCAGCGGCTACATCATGGGCGGGGTCACCCACCTGCGCCCGATCGGCGGTTTCAGCGGGAACCTTCCCTCCCCGAGCGTCGACGAGGTGATCGCGATGATCGAGTCCCGGCAGATCGGCTCGGCGCTGGTGCCCGGCCCGGGGGTGCTGACCGGCACCGACCCCCGGGTCCAGGCGGTCAAGGACCACTGCACCCTGATGTCCAGCAACCCGCGGGCCGACTACCTGCTCTACAAGTGCCCCTGA
- a CDS encoding response regulator: MTAILIVDDQLLIRAGLAALIRAAPGLEVAGEAATGEEAVELALRTRPDVVLMDIRLPGISGITALERILTQAQGAPPKVIMLTVFDLDQYVYQALRGGASGFLLKDTEPERLLSAIALIAEGEMIFAPSVLRRLVENFASRQPATAATAATAGPAGTAGEPGAPGAGEPLGTLDRLTVREVDVLRLVGQGLPNQDIAQRLVVSVATVKTHLNRLMAKLHLASRAQAVVLAYESGLIVPGTAAGEGG, translated from the coding sequence ATGACGGCCATTCTGATCGTCGACGATCAGCTGCTGATCAGGGCGGGCCTCGCGGCACTGATCCGTGCGGCGCCCGGCCTGGAGGTGGCCGGCGAGGCGGCCACCGGCGAGGAGGCCGTCGAGCTCGCGCTGCGCACCCGGCCGGACGTGGTGCTGATGGACATCCGGCTGCCCGGGATCAGCGGCATCACCGCACTGGAGCGGATCCTGACGCAGGCTCAGGGTGCGCCGCCGAAGGTGATCATGCTGACCGTCTTCGACCTCGACCAGTACGTCTACCAGGCGCTGCGGGGCGGCGCCAGCGGCTTCCTGCTCAAGGACACCGAGCCCGAGCGGCTGCTGTCGGCCATCGCGCTGATCGCCGAGGGCGAGATGATCTTCGCGCCGAGCGTGCTGCGGCGCCTGGTCGAGAACTTCGCCAGCCGACAGCCGGCCACGGCCGCCACGGCCGCCACCGCCGGTCCGGCCGGTACAGCCGGCGAGCCGGGCGCGCCCGGGGCGGGCGAGCCGCTCGGCACGCTGGACCGGCTGACGGTGCGTGAGGTGGACGTGCTGCGCCTGGTGGGCCAGGGCCTGCCCAACCAGGACATCGCCCAGCGCCTGGTGGTCAGCGTCGCCACGGTGAAGACCCACCTGAACCGGCTGATGGCCAAGCTCCACCTGGCCAGCCGCGCACAGGCCGTGGTGCTCGCCTACGAGAGCGGCCTGATCGTGCCGGGCACCGCGGCCGGCGAGGGCGGCTGA
- a CDS encoding YhgE/Pip domain-containing protein has translation MASPIEPTVPAPEQRRAGALLRRPKLWLVPTVLAALVALLLSLLYMGGIIDPNGNLHHLPVAVVDADTGAPLPGQRENVGAQVAAAVVAGSPAGSVRWRQVGQAEAQDLLASGKVYGALLIPADFTASIAALTTGHATVRPTITVLTNPGVGSLGSSIAAQIDQGAAHQASLSIGRELDSAPATAAADPTARLLLADPVAVVTQVGHPIGQHSGLGLSAFYYALLLVLSAFITGNLVHNGVDSALGYADTEIGPWHQRKPTVPIGRTQTLVLKMAMTAGILVLTTTMVMVACVAALGMDAPHIPLLWIFSYCACLAVGLGVQAINAAFGTIGQLVSMFVFIALALPSSGATVPLEATPAFYRFLGAFEPMRQLSAGVRSILYFDARADAGLARAWLMIAVGFVVALAFGFLMTRYYDRKGLKRLVPQPPPS, from the coding sequence GTGGCCTCCCCGATCGAGCCGACCGTGCCCGCCCCCGAGCAGCGGCGGGCCGGCGCGCTGCTGCGCCGCCCCAAGCTGTGGCTGGTGCCCACCGTGCTGGCCGCCCTGGTCGCGCTGCTGCTGTCGCTGCTCTACATGGGCGGGATCATCGACCCCAACGGGAACCTGCACCACCTGCCGGTCGCCGTGGTCGACGCGGACACCGGCGCCCCGCTGCCGGGCCAGCGGGAGAACGTGGGCGCGCAGGTCGCGGCGGCGGTCGTCGCGGGCTCGCCGGCCGGGTCGGTGCGCTGGCGGCAGGTGGGGCAGGCCGAGGCGCAGGACCTGTTGGCCTCGGGCAAGGTGTACGGGGCGCTGCTGATCCCGGCCGACTTCACGGCCTCGATCGCGGCGCTGACGACCGGTCACGCCACGGTGCGGCCGACCATCACCGTGCTGACCAACCCGGGCGTGGGCAGCCTCGGCTCCTCGATCGCGGCGCAGATCGACCAGGGCGCCGCGCACCAGGCCTCGCTGAGCATCGGTCGGGAGCTGGACTCCGCACCGGCGACCGCCGCGGCGGACCCGACCGCCCGGCTGCTGCTGGCCGACCCGGTCGCGGTCGTCACCCAGGTCGGCCACCCGATCGGGCAGCACAGCGGCCTGGGTCTGAGCGCCTTCTACTACGCGCTGCTGCTGGTGCTGAGCGCCTTCATCACCGGCAACCTGGTGCACAACGGGGTCGACTCGGCGCTCGGCTACGCGGACACCGAGATCGGCCCGTGGCACCAGCGCAAGCCGACCGTGCCGATCGGCCGGACCCAGACGCTGGTGCTGAAGATGGCGATGACCGCCGGGATCCTGGTGCTCACCACGACGATGGTCATGGTGGCCTGCGTCGCGGCGCTCGGCATGGACGCCCCGCACATCCCGCTGCTCTGGATCTTCTCCTACTGCGCGTGCCTCGCGGTGGGCCTGGGGGTGCAGGCGATCAACGCGGCCTTCGGCACCATCGGGCAGCTGGTGTCGATGTTCGTCTTCATCGCGCTGGCCCTGCCCTCCTCCGGCGCGACCGTGCCGCTGGAGGCCACGCCCGCCTTCTACCGCTTCCTCGGCGCGTTCGAGCCGATGCGCCAGCTCAGCGCCGGGGTGCGGTCGATCCTCTACTTCGACGCCCGCGCCGACGCGGGTCTGGCCCGCGCCTGGCTGATGATCGCGGTCGGCTTCGTGGTGGCGCTGGCCTTCGGCTTCCTGATGACCCGTTACTACGACCGCAAGGGCCTCAAGCGCCTGGTGCCGCAGCCCCCGCCCAGCTGA
- a CDS encoding NB-ARC domain-containing protein, whose translation MNEQQGMPDPDGAEDLAEFVGLLGELRAWAGMPSYRVLARRVGPLMRPARDIPLTTVVDTFKAGRRRLDLGLVVAIVRALGVDGPAVARWREACVKVHGLAKVGGPVGVFGQLPTDLATFTGRREEIARLIAAATQRHDGDRANTVLISAIEGMAGVGKTQLAVHTAHQLVGAGHFTDAQLYVNLRGFEPELAPADPSAVLEAFLRQLGVPAQQIPAGRDERAAMYRDRLRGRSALILLDNAADEDQVRDLIPAGGGCLVLITSRRSLAGLDGVIPHLLDTFTGAEALDLLTRIAGHNRVAAEPEAAARVIEYCDRLPLALALTAARLRSRPAWSLAELADRMRTGRLEAISAGGRAIRPVFDASYQALPNQARQVFRLTGLHPGPDFSAAAAAALAGITAGEAARALELLLDEHLLQQKRSGRFELHDLLRAYATEQANSLDSEQERRAAVHRMLDHYVHTAHAAALHVEQGRDPLDLPPPQPGVYPEQFTDHEQALAWFTTEHPVLLSAMVHAAATGFEDHSWQLAHALATYGFVRFKEQRLSMGLDSA comes from the coding sequence GTGAACGAGCAGCAGGGGATGCCGGATCCCGACGGGGCGGAGGATCTGGCGGAGTTCGTCGGGTTGTTGGGCGAGTTGCGGGCGTGGGCGGGGATGCCCTCGTACCGGGTGTTGGCGAGGCGGGTCGGTCCGCTGATGCGGCCCGCGCGCGACATCCCGCTCACCACCGTCGTCGACACGTTCAAGGCGGGTCGGCGGCGGCTGGACCTGGGCCTGGTCGTGGCGATCGTCCGGGCGCTGGGGGTTGACGGGCCCGCGGTCGCGCGGTGGCGCGAGGCCTGCGTCAAGGTGCACGGACTGGCCAAAGTGGGCGGCCCGGTCGGGGTGTTCGGCCAACTGCCCACGGACCTCGCCACGTTCACCGGGCGCCGCGAGGAAATCGCCCGCCTGATCGCCGCAGCCACCCAGCGCCACGACGGCGACCGCGCGAACACCGTGCTGATCTCCGCGATCGAGGGCATGGCCGGCGTGGGCAAGACCCAACTCGCCGTCCACACCGCCCACCAGCTCGTCGGCGCCGGCCACTTCACCGACGCGCAGCTGTACGTGAACCTGCGCGGCTTCGAGCCCGAACTCGCCCCCGCCGACCCGTCCGCCGTCCTGGAGGCCTTCCTACGGCAACTGGGCGTGCCGGCCCAGCAGATCCCGGCCGGCCGCGACGAGCGCGCGGCGATGTACCGCGATCGATTGCGCGGACGCAGCGCGCTGATCCTGCTCGACAACGCCGCCGACGAGGACCAGGTCCGCGACCTGATCCCCGCCGGCGGCGGCTGCCTGGTCCTGATCACCAGCCGCCGAAGCCTCGCCGGACTCGACGGCGTCATCCCACACCTGCTCGACACCTTCACCGGCGCCGAAGCACTCGACCTGCTCACCCGGATCGCCGGACACAACCGGGTGGCCGCCGAACCCGAGGCCGCCGCCCGCGTCATCGAGTACTGCGACCGCCTCCCCCTCGCCCTCGCACTGACTGCCGCCCGGCTCCGCTCCCGGCCCGCCTGGAGCCTGGCTGAACTCGCCGACCGCATGCGGACCGGACGCCTGGAGGCGATCAGCGCCGGCGGCCGCGCGATACGCCCCGTGTTCGACGCCTCCTACCAGGCACTCCCGAACCAGGCCCGACAGGTCTTCCGCCTCACCGGCCTGCACCCCGGCCCCGACTTCAGCGCAGCGGCCGCCGCCGCACTGGCGGGCATCACCGCCGGCGAGGCCGCCAGGGCACTGGAACTGCTCCTGGACGAACACCTGCTCCAGCAGAAGCGCAGCGGACGCTTCGAACTCCACGACCTGCTCCGCGCCTACGCCACTGAGCAGGCCAACTCCCTTGACTCCGAGCAGGAGCGCCGCGCCGCGGTGCACCGGATGCTGGACCACTACGTGCACACCGCGCACGCCGCCGCCCTGCACGTGGAACAGGGCCGAGACCCGCTCGACCTGCCCCCGCCACAACCAGGGGTCTACCCAGAACAGTTCACCGATCACGAACAGGCGCTGGCCTGGTTCACCACCGAACATCCCGTGCTGCTCAGCGCCATGGTCCACGCCGCCGCCACCGGCTTCGAGGACCACAGCTGGCAGTTGGCCCACGCGCTTGCCACCTACGGCTTCGTCCGCTTCAAGGAACAGCGTTTGTCGATGGGCTTGGACAGCGCCTGA
- a CDS encoding TIGR03086 family metal-binding protein, protein MDPRALYTRSLDQLAMVFAGVTPADLDRPTPCTEYDLRTLLGHVVGGIHRIAYVGEGGRALDLAATVGEIDDTDWSGALDRARARVAAAWSDDATLDRVVDAPWGEAPGRLVLTGYLTEAVTHTWDIAQVVAPAEALDEELALISLGMAQQVLPADGDRTGSPFAALRAVPAEADAYSRLAGWLGREVPLAG, encoded by the coding sequence ATGGACCCGCGCGCCCTCTACACCCGCTCCCTCGACCAGCTGGCGATGGTCTTCGCCGGCGTCACCCCGGCCGACCTCGACCGCCCCACGCCCTGCACCGAGTACGACCTGCGGACGCTGCTCGGCCACGTGGTCGGCGGCATCCACCGGATCGCCTACGTGGGCGAGGGCGGCCGCGCCCTGGACCTGGCCGCCACGGTCGGCGAGATCGACGACACCGACTGGTCCGGCGCCCTGGACCGGGCCCGGGCCCGGGTCGCCGCCGCCTGGTCGGACGACGCCACGCTGGACCGCGTCGTCGACGCGCCCTGGGGCGAGGCGCCCGGCCGGCTCGTGCTGACCGGCTACCTGACGGAGGCCGTCACCCACACCTGGGACATCGCTCAGGTGGTCGCGCCCGCGGAGGCGCTGGACGAGGAGTTGGCCTTGATCTCCCTGGGCATGGCGCAGCAGGTCCTGCCCGCCGACGGCGACCGCACCGGCAGCCCCTTCGCCGCGCTCCGCGCCGTGCCGGCCGAGGCGGATGCCTACAGCCGCCTGGCGGGCTGGCTGGGCCGCGAGGTCCCGCTCGCCGGTTGA
- a CDS encoding sensor histidine kinase has translation MTDALFAMVLAAVTVVYGRQTYADDYRAAGWPSFGAAAIALSMLVNLPLAVRTRAPLTAFALSCAGLLAYTLAGFEPSVNLWATLLACYTVVLRVGGRRAGLVAAATSGTWVVCGLAAGLSGLLAVAQTVIAVGLVWVFAAGQRQLALRNAQLRLMAERLRLEQELRAEHAAMAERVRIARELHDVVAHHLSALAMQAGVAQYLFASDPQAALAAVGQVGTTSREALDEMRGLLRVLRVPSATQPEEEAEGEPMHPAPGLDQLEGLARRVRAAGVEVEVRVAGERVPLPPGIELCAFRIVQEALTNTLKHAGRPAAVTVELDHRPHALAGRIVDDGPGRPGGADAAAGGPGIPGTGFGLIGVGERVRLYGGQVQAGPRAEGGFEVAFTLPLTGPGLRAEGDAELSERGTWKI, from the coding sequence GTGACCGATGCGTTGTTCGCGATGGTCCTCGCGGCGGTGACGGTCGTGTACGGCCGGCAGACCTACGCGGACGACTACCGGGCGGCCGGCTGGCCGTCCTTCGGCGCGGCGGCGATCGCGCTGTCGATGCTGGTGAACCTGCCGCTCGCCGTGCGCACCCGGGCCCCGCTGACCGCGTTCGCGCTGAGCTGCGCCGGCCTGCTCGCCTACACGCTGGCCGGCTTCGAGCCCTCGGTGAACCTGTGGGCCACCCTGCTGGCCTGCTACACCGTGGTGCTGCGGGTCGGCGGTCGGCGGGCCGGGCTGGTGGCGGCGGCGACCAGCGGCACCTGGGTGGTCTGCGGTCTGGCCGCCGGGCTGTCCGGCCTGCTGGCCGTGGCGCAGACCGTGATCGCGGTGGGCCTGGTCTGGGTGTTCGCCGCCGGCCAGCGCCAGCTCGCCCTGCGCAACGCCCAACTGCGGCTGATGGCCGAGCGGCTGCGGCTGGAGCAGGAGCTGCGGGCCGAGCACGCGGCGATGGCCGAGCGGGTGCGGATCGCCCGCGAGCTGCACGACGTGGTGGCCCATCACCTGTCGGCGCTGGCCATGCAGGCCGGTGTGGCGCAGTACCTGTTCGCCTCCGATCCGCAGGCGGCCCTGGCGGCGGTGGGCCAGGTCGGCACGACCAGCCGGGAGGCGCTGGACGAGATGCGCGGCCTGCTGCGGGTGCTGCGGGTGCCCTCCGCGACCCAGCCCGAGGAGGAGGCGGAGGGGGAGCCGATGCACCCGGCGCCCGGCCTGGACCAACTGGAGGGCCTGGCCCGGCGGGTGCGCGCCGCCGGGGTCGAGGTGGAGGTCCGGGTCGCCGGGGAGCGAGTGCCGCTGCCGCCGGGCATCGAGCTGTGCGCCTTCCGGATCGTCCAGGAGGCGCTCACCAACACCCTCAAGCACGCGGGGCGTCCGGCCGCCGTCACGGTCGAGCTCGACCACCGGCCGCACGCGCTCGCCGGCCGGATCGTCGACGACGGACCGGGCCGGCCGGGCGGCGCGGACGCCGCGGCGGGCGGGCCGGGCATCCCGGGCACGGGCTTCGGCTTGATAGGCGTCGGTGAACGGGTCAGACTCTACGGCGGCCAGGTGCAGGCCGGTCCCCGGGCGGAGGGCGGGTTCGAGGTGGCGTTCACCCTGCCGCTCACCGGGCCGGGCCTGCGGGCCGAGGGGGACGCCGAACTGTCGGAACGGGGGACGTGGAAGATATGA
- a CDS encoding DHA2 family efflux MFS transporter permease subunit, with product MAALDNLVVTTALTAIRKHLGGGISDLEWTVNAYTLTFAVLLLLGAALGDRFGRRRMFLVGLGTFTFASLAAALAPNIDALIAARAVQGVGAAMLTPVSLTLLTAAVPAARRGLAFGVWGAVNGMAVAMGPLIGGTVVEHLSWQWIFALNVPIGLALLPLARLRLNESTGPDRRLDVPGTVLVSAGLFGLVYAVIRGNDDGWTSTPVLTGLIGGGALLLGFLAWERRSAAPAVPLRLFRSRAFSAVNLATALMSVGMFGAVFLLSQFLQAAQGYSPMEAGVRMLPWTGMPMLVAPVAGLLADRIGGRTVIAAGLTLQAAGLGWFASVVSAHVGYAAQVPGLVLSGVGMALFFAPVATVLMGAVRPQEQGVASGVNNALREVGGALGVAVLTAVFTAHGDYGSPQRYVDGLVPALWVGAAALALGAAAALAVPRRSGADQGRAAESPGAQAAPPLAVRG from the coding sequence GCTCACCGCCATCCGCAAGCACCTCGGCGGCGGCATCAGCGACCTCGAATGGACCGTCAACGCCTACACCCTCACCTTCGCCGTCCTGCTGCTGCTCGGCGCCGCGCTCGGCGACCGCTTCGGCCGGCGCCGGATGTTCCTGGTGGGTCTGGGCACCTTCACCTTCGCCTCGCTCGCGGCCGCCCTGGCACCGAACATCGACGCGCTGATCGCGGCCCGCGCCGTGCAGGGCGTCGGCGCCGCCATGCTCACCCCGGTCAGCCTGACCCTGCTCACGGCGGCCGTCCCCGCCGCCCGGCGCGGACTGGCCTTCGGCGTGTGGGGCGCGGTCAACGGCATGGCCGTCGCGATGGGCCCGCTGATCGGCGGCACCGTCGTCGAGCACCTGTCCTGGCAGTGGATATTCGCGCTCAACGTGCCCATCGGCCTCGCCCTGCTGCCGCTGGCCCGGCTGCGGCTGAACGAGAGCACCGGACCCGACCGCCGGCTCGACGTGCCGGGCACCGTGCTGGTCAGCGCGGGCCTGTTCGGCCTGGTCTACGCGGTGATCCGGGGCAACGACGACGGCTGGACCAGCACCCCGGTGCTCACCGGCCTGATCGGCGGCGGCGCCCTGCTGCTCGGCTTCCTCGCCTGGGAGCGGCGCTCGGCGGCCCCCGCCGTGCCGCTGCGGCTGTTCCGCAGCCGGGCGTTCTCGGCCGTCAACCTCGCCACGGCGCTGATGTCCGTGGGCATGTTCGGGGCGGTCTTCCTGCTCAGCCAGTTCCTCCAGGCCGCCCAGGGCTACAGCCCGATGGAGGCGGGCGTGCGGATGCTCCCGTGGACCGGCATGCCGATGCTGGTCGCCCCGGTCGCGGGCCTGCTGGCGGACCGGATCGGCGGGCGCACCGTGATCGCCGCCGGGCTCACCCTCCAGGCGGCGGGCCTGGGCTGGTTCGCCTCGGTGGTCTCCGCGCACGTCGGGTACGCGGCGCAGGTGCCCGGCCTGGTGCTCTCCGGCGTCGGCATGGCGCTGTTCTTCGCCCCGGTCGCCACCGTGCTGATGGGCGCGGTCCGGCCGCAGGAACAGGGCGTGGCCTCGGGCGTGAACAACGCCCTGCGGGAGGTCGGCGGCGCGCTCGGCGTCGCCGTGCTGACGGCGGTCTTCACCGCGCACGGCGACTACGGCAGCCCGCAGCGCTACGTCGACGGCCTGGTGCCGGCCCTCTGGGTGGGCGCCGCCGCGCTCGCGCTCGGCGCCGCCGCGGCCCTGGCCGTGCCGCGGCGAAGCGGCGCGGACCAGGGCCGCGCGGCCGAGTCGCCCGGTGCGCAGGCCGCGCCCCCGCTCGCGGTGCGGGGCTGA